The nucleotide window TCGGAACAGTAGGTGCGGTAGTTAGGGTTATGCACAAGGATGGAAGCTTAAAGCTACTGTGGCTCGACGAGACGAGGCCAGTTCTACAGGGGGCAAGGTTATCTGCATGGGAGTATAGCTACGATGGCTTAAATGTTAAGTTAATCGCCGATAATGCTGCTGCATTCGTCATGCAGCAGGGATTGGTGGATGCAATAATAGTTGGGGCCGACAGGATTGTAGCTAACGGAGACTTCGCAAACAAGATAGGAACTTACATGTTAGCCGTTCTAGCAAGGGAACATGGAATACCGTTCTTCGCAGTAGCGCCCTTGTCATCTATAGACATGAGCCTAAAGAGCGGAAAAGAAATACCCATCGAGGAGAGGTCTCCAGAGGAAGTTCTAACTTGTGGTGGTTGTAGGATAGCACCCGATGTTCCAGTTTATAACCCAGCGTTTGACGTTACTCCCCATAAATACGTTACGGGAATAATAACGGACAAAAGGGTAGTTTGGCCACCGTTCAAGAGAAATCTAAAGAAGCTGTTCGGAGAGCAGTGAACTTCTCTCTTCTTTATAAACCTTTAAGTCTTTAAATTAGGCTTTCGAAGACCTTATATACCTCTTCTTGATGCTTCATCCCCTGCAACGGTGAGGTATTTGAAGAGAAAGAACGTTATCATGTTGAAATCAAGGGAGAAAGCAAAGTACTCATTAAAGGTTAAGAAGAGGGGGAAGTGGTTCTATTCATTCATACTTTTCAAAGTGTTCTCAGGTGGCATGGCTCCCCTAGTTCCTATCCTCATAGTGAACGAAGGTGGAACACCAACTGAGATAGGATACACCAGCGGGCTTGGTAGCTTGGCTTCTATGATAGGAGGGGTAATTTGGGGAAGGTTAAGCGATAAGCTTGGGAGAAGAAAAATCTTCATGTCACTTGGCATCTTCGGTAGCACGATTTCCGTGATTCTCATGAGCGTTTCACTTTCAATAAAGTCTCTAATATTCCTCAACATCCTCTACATGTTCTTCTTGGCCGCAACGATACCTTTGCCAATCTCAATAATCTCCAGGGAATTTAGGAAGTACGAGATAAAC belongs to Pyrococcus abyssi GE5 and includes:
- the mtnA gene encoding S-methyl-5-thioribose-1-phosphate isomerase: MEVRYKPEELTKLPRSVEYKERTVYMINQRLLPREFKVEAFRTVESVAEAIKNMTVRGAPAIGAAAAFGLALYAETSKAKSKDEFMDGFYKAYETLKNTRPTAVNLFWALNRIKKLVEEHLEDPLDEIKSLIVNEAQKIADEDVEANLRMGHYGAEVLPEGNLLTHCNAGSLATVHLGTVGAVVRVMHKDGSLKLLWLDETRPVLQGARLSAWEYSYDGLNVKLIADNAAAFVMQQGLVDAIIVGADRIVANGDFANKIGTYMLAVLAREHGIPFFAVAPLSSIDMSLKSGKEIPIEERSPEEVLTCGGCRIAPDVPVYNPAFDVTPHKYVTGIITDKRVVWPPFKRNLKKLFGEQ